A single region of the Palaemon carinicauda isolate YSFRI2023 chromosome 17, ASM3689809v2, whole genome shotgun sequence genome encodes:
- the LOC137656436 gene encoding protein FAM200A-like: protein MKYEIKLFLETQERQDLVVHFEDEAWNKRVAYLADIFDQLNKLNLMLQGKETHVLLFQDSLRAFVSKLPNWRRKAILGNIAMFEKLCGVMDESHIQVDQFLKDEIIEHLQSLEKEVKRYFPELS from the coding sequence atgaaatatgaaataaagctATTCCTGGAGACTCAAGAAAGGCAAGATCTTGTTGTCCACTTCGAAGATGAAGCATGGAATAAAAGGGTTGCGTACCTAGCCGACATTTTTGACCAGCTGAACAAGCTCAATTTGATGCTTCAAGGAAAGGAAACACATGTTCTCCTTTTTCAAGATAGTCTTCGGGCCTTTGTTTCCAAACTGCCAAACTGGCGTCGGAAAGCCATTCTTGGAAACATCGCTATGTTTGAAAAACTTTGTGGAGTGATGGATGAGTCTCACATCCAAGTGGATCAGTTCCTTAAGGATGAGATTATCGAACATCTTCAGTCTCTAGAAAAGGAGGTTAAGCGTTACTTCCCTGAGCTTTCATAG
- the LOC137656438 gene encoding protein FAM200C-like, giving the protein MNGVLKAKDSIELDESTDVSSCSQLLVFVRYINSGDIKDEFLFCSALETPTKADDVMEKVSTFFQEEDLQWENVCGVCTDGAPAMLGSKSGFQSRVKKLAPQAKGIHCMIHRYALTSKTLPASL; this is encoded by the exons ATGAACGGTGTCTTAAAAGCCAAAGACTCGATAGAA CTCGATGAGTCAACAGATGTAAGTTCATGTTCTCAGTTGCTTGTCTTCGTGAGATATATTAATTCAGGTGACATTAAAGACGAATTCTTATTCTGCAGTGCACTTGAAACCCCAACAAAAGCTGATGATGTCATGgaaaaagtttcaacttttttccaAGAGGAAGATCTTCAATGGGAAAACGTGTGTGGGGTTTGTACGGATGGGGCACCAGCTATGCTGGGATCGAAATCAGGATTCCAATCGAGAGTGAAGAAGCTAGCACCTCAAGCAAAGGGCATCCACTGCATGATTCACCGATATGCTCTCACCAGTAAGACTCTCCCTGCTTCTCTGTAG